One window of Psychrobacillus sp. FSL H8-0483 genomic DNA carries:
- a CDS encoding YceI family protein — MTKFNLDAAHSSIDFSVKHMMVSKVKGSFTNFTAELEGNAEDLNGATISFDIDVKSINTNNEDRDNHLRSGDFFDAESFPSIKFVATDIKKTDDGEYDVTGDITIKDVTKSVTFEAEYGGKGTNPWGQEVVAFSADTKINRKDFGLVWNQALETGGVLVGEDIKISVELELNPAQ, encoded by the coding sequence ATGACAAAATTTAATCTTGACGCTGCACATTCTAGTATCGACTTTTCTGTGAAACACATGATGGTTTCAAAAGTAAAAGGTTCTTTCACAAACTTTACCGCTGAACTAGAAGGTAACGCAGAAGACTTAAACGGGGCAACAATTAGCTTTGACATCGATGTAAAATCTATTAATACAAACAACGAAGATCGTGACAACCACTTACGTTCTGGAGATTTCTTTGATGCAGAAAGCTTCCCAAGCATCAAATTTGTTGCTACAGACATCAAAAAAACAGATGATGGCGAATACGATGTAACTGGTGACATCACAATCAAAGACGTTACTAAATCAGTTACTTTCGAAGCTGAATACGGTGGTAAAGGTACAAACCCATGGGGCCAAGAAGTGGTAGCATTCTCTGCTGACACTAAAATCAACCGTAAAGACTTCGGTTTAGTTTGGAACCAAGCACTTGAAACTGGCGGTGTTCTTGTTGGTGAAGACATCAAAATCTCTGTTGAACTTGAATTAAACCCAGCTCAATAA
- a CDS encoding amidohydrolase, with the protein MINQKIKESITTNSEELTALRRKLHSEPELSFEEFKTTAFICEYLDNLGIPYRKTEPTGVIAEIQAVPGGKTVALRADMDALPIQQLNKHVAYASKFEGKMHACGHDAHTSMLLIAAKALNDIKDQLPGNVRFLFQPAEEAAAGAKAIVAQGAMDGVDNVFGIHIWSQMPTNKVACSPGPSFAAADIIKVKFKGKGGHAAMPEACVDAAIVASSFVMNVQTVVSRTIDPQSPAVLTIGKMVVGTRFNVIAENAEVEGTVRTFHPETRDHIEKSLTQYAESVAAIYGATAEVEYIRGTDTVVNEEESAKLVQQVAAEAFGPEVVFDEKPTMGAEDFSAYLTKAPGSFALVGSGNPAKGTEWAHHHGNFDIDEDALVTGAELYAQYAWAYLNK; encoded by the coding sequence ATGATTAACCAAAAAATAAAAGAATCCATTACAACTAATAGTGAAGAGTTAACTGCTTTACGTCGTAAACTGCATAGTGAACCTGAGTTATCGTTTGAAGAATTCAAAACGACTGCATTTATCTGTGAGTACCTAGACAATCTTGGCATTCCTTACCGTAAAACAGAGCCTACTGGAGTAATCGCTGAAATTCAAGCAGTTCCAGGCGGAAAAACAGTTGCACTACGAGCAGATATGGACGCACTTCCAATTCAACAACTTAACAAACATGTAGCATATGCTTCTAAATTTGAAGGAAAAATGCATGCTTGTGGACATGATGCACATACTTCTATGTTGTTAATAGCAGCGAAGGCTTTGAATGACATAAAAGATCAGCTTCCAGGAAATGTACGTTTCTTGTTCCAACCGGCGGAAGAAGCTGCTGCTGGAGCAAAAGCAATCGTTGCTCAAGGTGCGATGGACGGGGTAGATAATGTATTTGGTATTCATATTTGGTCACAAATGCCAACAAATAAAGTCGCCTGCTCACCAGGACCATCTTTTGCTGCTGCCGATATTATCAAAGTGAAGTTCAAAGGTAAAGGTGGACATGCAGCGATGCCGGAAGCTTGTGTCGACGCTGCAATTGTTGCTTCTTCATTTGTTATGAATGTCCAAACGGTTGTCTCTAGAACAATTGACCCACAAAGCCCTGCTGTTCTTACTATCGGAAAAATGGTTGTCGGAACAAGATTTAATGTGATCGCTGAAAATGCGGAAGTCGAAGGAACAGTTCGTACATTCCATCCAGAAACGAGAGATCATATCGAGAAAAGCCTTACGCAGTATGCGGAAAGTGTTGCTGCAATTTATGGCGCTACTGCAGAAGTCGAATATATTCGTGGAACAGATACAGTAGTGAATGAGGAAGAAAGTGCAAAACTCGTTCAACAAGTTGCTGCTGAAGCATTTGGTCCAGAAGTGGTATTTGATGAAAAACCAACAATGGGTGCTGAAGACTTCTCTGCTTACTTAACGAAAGCACCAGGCAGTTTTGCGCTTGTAGGAAGTGGGAATCCTGCAAAAGGTACAGAATGGGCTCATCATCATGGGAACTTCGATATTGACGAAGATGCTCTTGTTACTGGGGCAGAACTTTATGCGCAGTATGCTTGGGCTTATTTAAATAAATAA